From the Paucidesulfovibrio longus DSM 6739 genome, the window TGAAGACGAACACGCCGCCCGCCACGGCCATGATCAGATGCCAGAAGAGCAGCGAACCGGCGCGTCCGGCCCAGAAGGCCGTGATGCGGTAGAGCAGGGAAAGGGTGTTGTCCACGTTCTCGAAGACATAGACGAACGAGTAGTCTCTGCCCACGAGGGCGATGAGCAGGAGATAGCAGGAGAAGACCACGAAGCCCGCATTGAGCAGCTGGCCCCGCTCCAGAAAGGGCAGCGCTCCGCGGCGGCTCTGCCAGGAGGCGTAGGCGGCGAGCCCGGCCAGGAAGAGCGAAGTGAGCAGCGCGAACAACAGCCCCACATAGGCGGCAAAATGCATAGACGCTCCTTAAATGTCAGCGCGAAGACCGCGCAGGTGTCGCCGTTGAAGTGGGAATGATTGCCATAGTCCGGTATGGCCTGAAATACAAGACCAATCGGGCCCTTTTCGACAAGGGCTCAACTGTCCGCCCGTTTTTCCTCATACTTAGACGGACATTTGGTCACCAGCTGGCTGGCGCGGAATACTCCCGCGCCCTGATCCCAATCCCCCTTGAGGATCACTTCCACGCCTTCCTTGAAGGTATCGGGCACTGCGCCTCGATACTCCACCCGCATGGAAACGGCCGGGTCGACCTCATCGGCCACGATGAAGGCCACGCCGAGATTGTCGTCCCGCAGGGCGATGTCCTGGGGCAGCACCTTGCCGAAGAGCCGGACGCGCTGCAAATCGGCCGCGTCGCTCTCCTTGGCCTGGGCCACGCTCAGGGTCGGGGTCGCGCCCTGGCTCAGGCCGGACGCGATCAGGTAGCCGAGCCCGCCCAGCAGCAGGACGAACGCGGCGATATATACGCCTTTGGAAGCCTTTGCACTCATGTTCTGGTTTCCTGTGGTTTGATGTTCTTGATTTCGTCCGCGTCCCGTCAGGAGCCCTTGTCCGACACCCGCCCGGACACGACGGCGTCCCTGCGGCGGCGGGCCATCTCGCGCATGTCCACGACCTGGTCGGTCTCGTCCACGATCTCGCTGCCGAGGATTTCCTCCAGCACGTCCTCCAGGGCCACGACGCCGGCGATGCCGCCGTATTCGTCCAGGACCACGAAGAGGTGCATCCGGCTTTCCAGAAAGCGCATGAGCACCTTGTCCAGGGTCATGCTCTCCGGCACGAAGCGGACCGAACGCATCAGGTCGGAAAGCCGCTTGTCGTCCTCGTCGTCGGCCAGGGCCTCGAAGACCTGCCTGCGGTAGACCACGCCGACCACGTCTTCGGGGTTGTCCCCCTCGTAGACCGGGAATCGGCTGTGGGGCCAGTTCGAGCGCGATTCGCGGGCCTCGGCCACGGTCATGTTCGCCGGCAGCGAGAAGACCACGGTGCGCGGGGTCATGATCTGCTCCACGGTCTTGTCGTCGAGGAGCAGGATGTTGTTGATGGACCTGGCCTCGTAGGGCTTGATGACTCCGGCGCGGCGGGTCATGCTCACCAGGGCCAGGATGTCCTCCTCGCTGGCGTCGGGCGCGGTGCGGTTCCGGCGCATGGCCTTGCCCATGAGCGTGGCCAGATGGGCCACGGGCTTGAAGAGAAAGACCATCCAGAGCAGCAGCCGCGCCAGCCTGGGGGCCAGCGGCCGCGCATAGATCACGCCCACGGTCTTGGGCAGGATCTCGGAAAAGAGCAGGATTATGATCGTGAAGCCCACGGCGAACAAGCCCAGGGTCTGCTCCCCGTAGACCGCAGCCCAGGCCGCGCCGGCCAGGGACGCGCCCACGGTGTGCGCCACGGTGTTCAGGGTCAGGATGGCCGTGATCGGTTCCTCGACGTTGTTGCGCAACGTTTCCAGAACCTCGCCGGAAGAATGCCCCTGCTTCTTGAGCGATTCCACGAGGCTCCACGGAAAGGAGTAGAGCACGGCTTCGGCAACGGAACAAAAGGCCGACACGAAGGTGGCCAGTCCGACGGCGAGTATGAGTTCTATCATTATTTTTTTCCGGTCCCTGCATGTGGGGCCGCCTGGATTGTAGCAGAGCGCCCAGCGCCCTGCAACACCGCGCCCTTGACTTGCGCGCCGCCTTGAGGGAAGTGTGGGCATCCGCTGGAACCTAAAGGATATACGACGTGACCTCACTCCCCGCAAGCCAAACCTGCGTCGCCTTCCGGCTCGGCGCCCTGGGCGACGTGGTCCTGACCACGGGCGTCCTCGACTACTGGAAGCGCACCCGCGGCCTTTCCTTCGTCTTCATCACGCGGCCCGGCCCGGCGGAAATCCTTGCGGGACATCCCGCCATCGAGCGCATCGTCACGCCGGACGAATCCGACCTCAAGGGGACCGCCTGGCTCCGGGCCTCGGCGCGCCTGGCCCGCGAGTTCAAGGGCATGCCCCTGATCGACCTGCACGGCACCCTGCGCTCGCGCATGCTTTCCTGCCGCTGGCGCGGCCCCGTGCACCGCTACCCCAAATTCGGCCTGTCGCGCCGCCTGTTTCATCGGCTGCGCCTGGACGTCCTGCGCCGACGCCTGGAACGCACGAACGTGCCCCAGCGCTACGCCCTGGCCCTGGAGTCGTCGCCTCCCCCGGCGCAGGAACTGCTGCCGCGCATCCTGCCGGACCGCGACGCCCTGCTCCGGGCCGAAGCCCTGCTCGGTCCCCTGGACGCCACTCCACGCCCCCGCCCCCTCGTGGCCCTGCACCCCTACGCCACCCACCCGGACAAGGCCTGGCCCCGCGAACACTGGCTCGCCCTGGCCGCGTTGCTGGACGCCGAGGGGCTGGACTGGTTCGTGCTCGGCAGGGACCGGGAGCCGCTCTTCCCGGACCTGCGCGGCGAAACGGCCGACAGCCGCTCCCGCGACCTGACCAACGCGTCAAACCTGCGCGAGGCCTGCGCCCTGCTCTCGCGCGCGGACGTGCTCGTGACCAACGATTCCGGCCCCATGCACCTCGCGGCCGGCGTGGGCACGCCCGTGGTGGCCCTGTTCGGCCCCACGTCCCGCGCCTGGGGGTTTTATCCCGCCGGGCCGTGCGACACGATTCTGGAACGGAAAATGCCCTGCCGACCCTGCACCCTGCATGGCCGCAACCGCTGCACGGGCGGGCGCGGCTGCCTGCGCGACACCGCGCCGGAGCAGGCCCTGGAGGCGGTCCGGGACGCCCTGCGCAAGACCGAACTGCGCGTCATCGACAGGAGGTGATCCATGCGGCCCCTGTATTTCGACCACAACGCCACCACTCCGGTGGCCCCCGCCGTTCGCGAGGCCATGCTCCCGCTGCTGGGGGAGGTCTTCGGCAACCCGTCCAGCGGCCACGCCTGGGGCCTCGACGCCAAGGAAGCGCTCGAAGCCGCGCGCGGCCAGGTCGCCGCGCTGATCAACGCCGAGCCGGACGAGATCCATTTCACCTCCTGCGCCACGGAAGCCAACAACACCGTGATCCAGGGGCTTCTGGCCGACGGCGGCGGCATGGTCACCTCCGCGGTGGAGCACCCCTCCGTGCTCGGCCCCGCCAGGGAAATGGCGCGGCGCGGCGCGGGTCTGGCCGTGCTGCCCGTGAACAGGGAAGGCGTGATCGACCCGGAACAGGCCGGAGAGGCGATCGGCCCGGAAACGCGGCTCGTCTCCGTGATGCTCGCCAACAACGAGACGGGCGCGATCCAGCCCGTCTGGGAGCTTGCCGAGGTCTGCCGCACCCAGGGCGCGCTGCTGCACTCGGACGCGGCCCAGGCCGTGGGCAAGATTCCCGTGGATGTGCGCCGCCTGGACGTGGATTTCCTGACCATCGCCGGGCACAAGCTGAACGCGCCCAAGGGCGTGGGCGCGCTCTTCGTGCGGCGCGGCGCGAACCTGCCTCCCCTGCTCTTCGGCGGCGGACAGGAGAGCGGCCTGCGTCCCGGCACGGAAAACACGGCCTTCTGCGTTGGGCTTGGAGCGGCCTGCGCCCTCGCCGGACGAAAACTGGAAGAGGAAATGGCCCGCCGGCGCAAGCTGGGAGACATCCTGCTCGACGGCCTGCGCCACCTGGGGACGGATTTCATGGTCTTTTCCGAGGGCACGCGCCGATTGCCGAACACCCTTCTCGCGGGTTTCCGGGGCCTGGAAGCAGGACGCATCGTGGAAGGCCTGGCGCTGCGGGACGTCGGCGTTTCCGCCGGAGCCGCCTGCCACGGACCGGGCGCGAGTGGGGGAAGCTCCGAAGGACGGATTTCACACGTGCTCGAAGCCATGCGCGCCCCGCAGGAATACGCCCTGGGCTCGGTGCGTTTTTCCTGGGGGCTGGGAACGGCCCCGGACGACGTGCTGGAACTGGTGGAACGCCTGGGCCGGGTGCTGGCGGAGCTGCGCCGGGACTGAGCGTCAGCGGAAGCTGATCACCGTGATCCGGTCGATGCCCGCCATGACCAGCGCATCGAAAACCAGCGCCGCGACCACGACTCCGCTCCAAAAGATGCGCCGCGCGCCCGCGGACAGATCAGCCGCACGCTCGCGCACGAGCAAAAAGGCGTTGGCCGCGACGTAGCATTCCACGGCAAAGGGCGGAAAGCCCAGAAAGCCGAGCACGGGCATTTCGAAAATCTTGGCGTCGCCCACAAAGGGCACCGTATAGATCCACTTGGCCCCGGCCTGGAAATTCCACAACTCCCAAAGCCCCCCGCAGACCAGCCCGGCCGCGAGCAGAAGCAGGAATCGGCGCGGCGCGCCCTGCTCCCAGTCGCCGAGCAGCGAACGGCCCCCGTTGCCGTGGACCCACGGCTCCAGCAGCGGCACCAGCGCGCCCCAGATCAGGGGAAAGAAATAGCGCGGCAAGAGCAGCGGCAGGAGCAGGAAGACCGCCCCGGTAAAGGCCAGGGGCAGGTGCAGGCGGCGGGCCTCCTTGAGCGGCGGGCAGGCGGCCCTGGCGAAAAGCCCGAAGAATTCCAACAGCCGCGCCGTGGCGAAAAGACCGGGCAGCACCGTGGCGAAGGACAGGACATACCCTGCCCAACGTTCCGGGGCGTCGGCGGGCAGATTCACATACTGCCAGTTGCCGAGCCGAAAATTGACCGCCTCGAAAAACAGCCAGAGCGTCACGGACAGGGGCAGAAGCAGCAGCCAGTCGCGCGGGTGGTCGTAGAGGTCGGACCCGGCTCCGCGCAGGGCCAGCAGCGACTCCACCGCGAAGATGTACGGCCACCAGGCGAAGCAATAATACCAGGATACGAAAGGTTCCAGCCCCAGGGCCAGCCCGGCTCCCGCCGCCAGGAAAACGAGGACGGACAGGCCCAGGACCACGGCGGGCAGGCGTACGCGCATCAATCAATC encodes:
- a CDS encoding cysteine desulfurase family protein; this encodes MRPLYFDHNATTPVAPAVREAMLPLLGEVFGNPSSGHAWGLDAKEALEAARGQVAALINAEPDEIHFTSCATEANNTVIQGLLADGGGMVTSAVEHPSVLGPAREMARRGAGLAVLPVNREGVIDPEQAGEAIGPETRLVSVMLANNETGAIQPVWELAEVCRTQGALLHSDAAQAVGKIPVDVRRLDVDFLTIAGHKLNAPKGVGALFVRRGANLPPLLFGGGQESGLRPGTENTAFCVGLGAACALAGRKLEEEMARRRKLGDILLDGLRHLGTDFMVFSEGTRRLPNTLLAGFRGLEAGRIVEGLALRDVGVSAGAACHGPGASGGSSEGRISHVLEAMRAPQEYALGSVRFSWGLGTAPDDVLELVERLGRVLAELRRD
- a CDS encoding hemolysin family protein, which codes for MIELILAVGLATFVSAFCSVAEAVLYSFPWSLVESLKKQGHSSGEVLETLRNNVEEPITAILTLNTVAHTVGASLAGAAWAAVYGEQTLGLFAVGFTIIILLFSEILPKTVGVIYARPLAPRLARLLLWMVFLFKPVAHLATLMGKAMRRNRTAPDASEEDILALVSMTRRAGVIKPYEARSINNILLLDDKTVEQIMTPRTVVFSLPANMTVAEARESRSNWPHSRFPVYEGDNPEDVVGVVYRRQVFEALADDEDDKRLSDLMRSVRFVPESMTLDKVLMRFLESRMHLFVVLDEYGGIAGVVALEDVLEEILGSEIVDETDQVVDMREMARRRRDAVVSGRVSDKGS
- a CDS encoding cytochrome c maturation protein CcmE, translating into MSAKASKGVYIAAFVLLLGGLGYLIASGLSQGATPTLSVAQAKESDAADLQRVRLFGKVLPQDIALRDDNLGVAFIVADEVDPAVSMRVEYRGAVPDTFKEGVEVILKGDWDQGAGVFRASQLVTKCPSKYEEKRADS
- a CDS encoding glycosyltransferase family 9 protein codes for the protein MTSLPASQTCVAFRLGALGDVVLTTGVLDYWKRTRGLSFVFITRPGPAEILAGHPAIERIVTPDESDLKGTAWLRASARLAREFKGMPLIDLHGTLRSRMLSCRWRGPVHRYPKFGLSRRLFHRLRLDVLRRRLERTNVPQRYALALESSPPPAQELLPRILPDRDALLRAEALLGPLDATPRPRPLVALHPYATHPDKAWPREHWLALAALLDAEGLDWFVLGRDREPLFPDLRGETADSRSRDLTNASNLREACALLSRADVLVTNDSGPMHLAAGVGTPVVALFGPTSRAWGFYPAGPCDTILERKMPCRPCTLHGRNRCTGGRGCLRDTAPEQALEAVRDALRKTELRVIDRR